AATCTGGTTGATTCATTTGTCTTCCTATGTTTACTGTCCTCCAtgtatttgattaattttcgctgtttactatttttgtttatcGAATTTGTTGCAGAAAAAAGGTTAATGAGGCTGGCATATCCGGAGCCAAACGCTTTAAGTTGTGCTTTCTTAATAAGTTACCTAAGACAATTTATACTCGATCTAATATAAAAGCAGAAGACGAATCGCTTCTTCAAATTGCTCTATTTGATGTTAGAACCAAGTCTGTAGTAAAGGAGGGTCCTCTTTCCTCGGTAAAGATAGAGATCTGTGTTCTGAATGGTGAGTTCGGATCCGATGGCAGTGAGGAGTGGACAGAAGAGGAGTTCAAGTCCAATATCTCACGTGAAAGAGAAGGTAGAGAGCCACTTTTGATTGGAGAGAGGTTTATTACTCTTACAAATGGAGCTGCTTGTATCACTAAAATTGCCATATCTGACAACTCGAGATGGCAAAGAAGCAGAAGGTTCAGGATTGGAGTTAAATGTGTGCCACCAACTTCCATTGGAGAAAAGATTCAGGAGGGTAGAAGTGAGCCTGTTATTGTGAAAGATAACAGAGGAGAGTGTGAGTCTTATTAGTTCATTTCTATTTCTGACTGTCTATTTCCAACTTAGGACGTCATTATTGTTTCCATTAAACTTGGATGGCTCATGGATTCTGTTTTTCGATATAATTTGTCTTTCAGTATAACTCAAAACTGACATGTAATCTGGTCATTTAAGGCTATAAGAAACACTTCCCTCCATTATTGGATGATGAATTATGGCGTTTGAAGAAAATTGCCAAGAAAGGAAGAATCCAGAAGCAATTTTCTTTACATGGAATTCACACCGTGAAGGATCTCTTGCGGCGGTACATAACCAACGAACAATCACTGTATAAAGTAAGTAAAACTTAGTTTCTTatactttttctctttactTATGGTTCCCTTCATATAAATGTATAATGAAATCCATGCTTAACACGAGTATATTCATTGAATCTTTTCCTCTGTCGTGGTAGATGCTTGACCTTCCAAAGAAGTCATGGTTAGCGATCACTGACCATGCCAAAACCTGTGTGATCGATGATTACAAGCTTTACGGCTATCACTCACAAGAACCGGAAATAGGCCTGCTATTCAATTCCATCTACATCCTCGTGGGAGTGACATTTGATTGGCAAAATTATTATTCACCGGATATTCTCACTCCCCATGATAAGGTATGGATTCGTAACCTGTTCGTAATTGGTTGTGGAATAGATTTTCAAGAAGCAGTTCTTGTCACATCTTTggtttctttaaaataatgattcCTGTCTTGT
The sequence above is drawn from the Vigna radiata var. radiata cultivar VC1973A chromosome 3, Vradiata_ver6, whole genome shotgun sequence genome and encodes:
- the LOC106757185 gene encoding calmodulin-binding protein 60 D isoform X2 translates to MTTHPIWKLLCEECENLVDSFVFPKQVREELEKKIQDQDHLFPRKKVNEAGISGAKRFKLCFLNKLPKTIYTRSNIKAEDESLLQIALFDVRTKSVVKEGPLSSVKIEICVLNGEFGSDGSEEWTEEEFKSNISREREGREPLLIGERFITLTNGAACITKIAISDNSRWQRSRRFRIGVKCVPPTSIGEKIQEGRSEPVIVKDNRGECYKKHFPPLLDDELWRLKKIAKKGRIQKQFSLHGIHTVKDLLRRYITNEQSLYKMLDLPKKSWLAITDHAKTCVIDDYKLYGYHSQEPEIGLLFNSIYILVGVTFDWQNYYSPDILTPHDKHWVEIVKQQAYKNVNNLKMIDETKLNSLDLDGCLKKARQSDTPDQCLQHMDISTAQGQAETFPGYSQPSMSTSYTDEGMHNGQIYADPQPGTREMPHNSYVFDEFSSEMYNEEDSCHFDGSCLPFPEGGYSIQNERSDVEFIYGCPPWATWEPKSGIFFGSCDGEECSRYSTFTNSTVDISSSGKSKAAWCKIGFALKWVISVKRHATAKKNAQLFYHN